A region of Sphingobium baderi DNA encodes the following proteins:
- a CDS encoding flagellar hook-basal body complex protein, whose translation MSFYISLSGLKAAQTDLATISNNVANVNSTAFKRSQANFGDIFAAAPMQTTTQVSGQGVRVQSITQQFTQGTTQGTDKTLDLAITGEGFFTVKRTADDQVSYTRNGAFSVTNDRYVVDTTGARLQVIPVDPVTGAPTATGTLGTGDLVDLKVPTNWPDGGTGNQLSSVGVAENGDITGVYADGTTVHLGTAAMAAFNSQDGLRQRGDAHWYSTAASGDPMFGTANSGLFGSIQSGTLERSNVDITEELVSLISAQRNFQANAKAIEAANTLSTTIVNMRS comes from the coding sequence ATGTCCTTCTACATCTCGCTTTCCGGCCTCAAGGCGGCCCAGACCGACCTTGCGACCATCTCCAACAACGTCGCCAACGTGAACTCCACCGCGTTCAAGCGCAGCCAGGCCAATTTCGGCGACATCTTCGCCGCCGCGCCGATGCAGACCACGACGCAGGTGTCCGGCCAGGGCGTCCGCGTGCAGAGCATCACCCAGCAGTTCACGCAGGGCACGACGCAGGGCACCGACAAGACGCTGGACCTCGCCATCACTGGCGAAGGCTTCTTCACCGTCAAGCGCACCGCCGACGATCAGGTCAGCTACACCCGCAACGGCGCTTTTTCGGTGACGAACGACCGTTATGTCGTCGACACCACCGGCGCGCGGCTTCAGGTGATCCCGGTCGATCCCGTGACCGGCGCGCCCACCGCGACCGGCACGCTGGGCACCGGCGACCTCGTCGATCTCAAGGTTCCGACCAACTGGCCCGACGGCGGCACCGGCAACCAGCTTTCCAGCGTCGGCGTGGCGGAAAATGGCGACATCACCGGCGTCTATGCCGATGGCACCACCGTCCATCTGGGCACCGCCGCCATGGCCGCCTTCAACAGCCAGGACGGCCTGCGCCAGCGCGGCGACGCGCACTGGTATTCGACCGCGGCCAGCGGCGACCCGATGTTCGGCACCGCCAATAGCGGCCTTTTCGGATCGATCCAGTCCGGCACGCTGGAACGCTCCAACGTGGATATCACGGAGGAACTGGTCAGCCTGATCTCCGCCCAGCGCAACTTCCAGGCGAACGCCAAGGCGATCGAGGCGGCGAACACGCTGTCGACGACCATCGTCAACATGCGGTCATAA
- a CDS encoding flagellar hook assembly protein FlgD: protein MSTTSNVTDSAGIPAYSPSTVKATGKSEMGQADFLRLLTAQMQTQDPFEPMDNAQMVAQMATITNSSGIAEMNATMKSLASQLTGSRLGDAASWIGKSMLVESNIAAPDAAGQYIGQLTLGSDAENVSVDLVDGNGNTVKTIDLGAQSKGDVNFYWDGKDEAGETVADGPLQIKVNGANPNRVASWAAIAAVQSPADGSASKLITALGTYSPADAISLA from the coding sequence ATGAGCACGACCTCGAACGTCACCGACAGCGCGGGCATTCCCGCCTATAGCCCTTCCACCGTCAAGGCGACCGGCAAGTCGGAAATGGGGCAGGCGGATTTCCTGCGCCTGCTCACCGCCCAGATGCAGACGCAAGACCCGTTCGAGCCGATGGACAATGCCCAGATGGTGGCCCAGATGGCGACGATCACCAACTCCAGCGGCATCGCGGAAATGAACGCGACGATGAAAAGCCTCGCCTCGCAGCTTACCGGCTCGCGCCTGGGCGACGCGGCAAGCTGGATCGGCAAGTCGATGCTGGTCGAAAGCAATATCGCCGCCCCCGACGCGGCGGGCCAGTATATCGGCCAGCTCACGCTTGGCAGCGACGCCGAAAACGTCTCGGTCGATCTGGTCGACGGCAACGGCAACACGGTCAAAACCATCGACCTGGGCGCCCAGTCCAAGGGCGACGTCAATTTCTATTGGGACGGCAAGGATGAGGCGGGCGAAACCGTCGCCGACGGCCCGCTCCAGATCAAGGTCAACGGCGCGAACCCCAATCGGGTCGCAAGCTGGGCCGCCATCGCCGCCGTCCAGTCGCCCGCCGACGGCAGCGCGTCCAAACTCATCACCGCGCTGGGCACCTACAGCCCCGCCGACGCCATCAGTCTCGCTTAA
- the flgG gene encoding flagellar basal-body rod protein FlgG produces the protein MTNAALHVARTGLDAQNTKMRVIANNLANVNTTGFKRDRADFETLAYQQMVAAGANSDTENKFATGLNLGSGVSMQGTSKINTQGTLQETGNALDMAIEGAGFFQVQRPDGSIAYTRAGNFTTTAEGVVVTSDGLPLIPQITVPEGTTGLTIGNDGTVSATLQGQTEATQLGQIELANFMNASGLQPIGGNMLLETAASGTPQVGVAGLDGRGAIRSGNLETSNVNVVEELVDMIETQRAYEVNSKMIKATDEMLQYVNQQL, from the coding sequence ATGACCAACGCAGCCCTTCATGTCGCCCGCACCGGCCTTGACGCGCAGAACACGAAGATGCGCGTGATCGCCAACAACCTGGCGAACGTCAACACGACCGGCTTCAAGCGCGACCGCGCCGATTTCGAAACCCTCGCCTATCAGCAGATGGTGGCGGCGGGCGCGAACTCCGACACGGAAAACAAGTTCGCGACCGGCCTCAATCTCGGCTCCGGCGTCTCGATGCAGGGCACCAGCAAGATCAACACCCAGGGCACGTTGCAGGAAACCGGCAACGCGCTCGACATGGCGATCGAGGGCGCGGGCTTCTTTCAGGTGCAGCGGCCCGACGGCTCCATCGCCTATACCCGCGCGGGCAATTTCACGACCACGGCCGAAGGCGTCGTCGTCACCAGCGACGGCCTGCCGCTGATCCCGCAGATCACCGTGCCCGAAGGCACGACCGGCCTCACCATCGGCAATGACGGCACCGTCTCCGCCACCTTGCAGGGCCAGACGGAAGCGACCCAGCTCGGCCAGATCGAGCTTGCCAATTTCATGAATGCGTCCGGCCTCCAGCCGATCGGCGGCAACATGCTGCTCGAAACGGCGGCCAGCGGCACGCCGCAGGTCGGCGTCGCGGGCCTGGATGGGCGCGGCGCGATCCGCTCCGGCAATCTCGAAACCTCGAACGTCAATGTGGTCGAGGAGCTGGTCGACATGATCGAAACCCAGCGCGCCTATGAGGTCAATTCCAAGATGATCAAGGCGACCGACGAGATGCTCCAATATGTAAACCAGCAGTTGTGA
- a CDS encoding flagellar basal body rod protein FlgF has protein sequence MDRLVNTALTAMRGAMARQAAISNNLANVNTVGFRAEIANAETRWIKGDTFDTRAQASEQVIAADMAQGAVTATGNPLDVAMNGDALLAVQAADGSEAYTRRGDLKLTDSGLLTTGDGLPVLGEGGPITLPQMDSLSIAQDGSIWGVPQGGDAANPQRVDGLKLVNATGSSIAKGTDGLFRETNGGALPQDPLATVTAGSVEGSNVNATAALVQMIEASRAWETQVKMIDTAKQLDDGGASLMRLDG, from the coding sequence ATGGACCGGCTCGTCAACACGGCACTCACCGCAATGCGCGGCGCGATGGCGCGGCAGGCGGCGATTTCCAACAATCTCGCGAACGTCAACACCGTTGGCTTCCGCGCAGAGATCGCCAATGCCGAGACGCGCTGGATCAAGGGCGATACCTTCGACACGCGGGCGCAGGCGTCCGAACAGGTGATCGCCGCCGACATGGCGCAGGGGGCAGTCACCGCGACCGGCAATCCGCTGGACGTGGCGATGAACGGCGACGCCTTGCTCGCCGTTCAGGCCGCGGACGGCAGCGAAGCCTATACGCGCCGGGGCGACCTTAAACTCACCGACAGCGGCCTGCTGACCACCGGCGACGGCCTGCCCGTGCTGGGCGAAGGCGGTCCCATCACCCTGCCGCAGATGGACAGCCTCTCCATCGCGCAGGACGGCAGCATCTGGGGCGTGCCGCAGGGGGGCGACGCCGCCAACCCGCAGCGCGTCGATGGCCTGAAACTCGTCAACGCCACCGGCTCCTCCATCGCCAAGGGCACGGACGGCCTGTTCCGCGAGACGAATGGCGGCGCGTTGCCGCAGGATCCGCTCGCCACCGTCACCGCCGGATCGGTCGAAGGCTCCAACGTCAATGCGACAGCGGCCCTCGTCCAGATGATCGAGGCGAGCCGGGCGTGGGAAACGCAGGTCAAGATGATCGACACCGCGAAACAGCTCGATGACGGCGGCGCATCGCTCATGCGCCTTGATGGTTAA